A genome region from Cerasicoccus sp. TK19100 includes the following:
- a CDS encoding tRNA dihydrouridine synthase: MARFTDSAFRQLCKEQGADVMTTEFVMAESLLRTEKAWRNVDFTEEQRPMGVQIFGSMPDRMAAAARAIADRVKPDFIDINCGCPASRVTDINAGSSLLKDPPMLEKITRACVNAVPELPITVKIRAGWDHEQIVALEVGQRVQDAGGALLAIHGRTKEQGYRGNADWALINEVAAAIDIPVVGNGGVQTCADVAALSKDSPVSGIMIGRAALGYPWLFAEIKHYLETGEIPPPPPAEERWQTIFRFVELLYAGPYADKDRGDVGWLRAKVKALTKDMPLGRKLRPIIDGMTHVDELPVIAERHLAEVAERIPGIAS, encoded by the coding sequence ATGGCGCGCTTTACCGACAGCGCGTTTCGACAACTGTGCAAAGAGCAGGGGGCCGATGTGATGACCACGGAGTTCGTGATGGCCGAGAGCCTGCTGCGGACGGAAAAGGCGTGGCGCAACGTAGACTTTACCGAAGAGCAGCGGCCAATGGGCGTGCAGATTTTCGGCTCGATGCCGGATCGGATGGCCGCCGCCGCCCGCGCGATTGCCGATCGCGTGAAGCCGGACTTTATTGATATTAACTGCGGTTGTCCGGCCAGTCGGGTGACGGATATAAACGCCGGCTCCTCGCTGCTCAAGGACCCGCCGATGCTGGAAAAAATCACCCGCGCCTGCGTCAATGCTGTGCCAGAGCTACCCATAACGGTGAAGATTCGCGCGGGCTGGGACCACGAGCAAATCGTGGCGTTGGAGGTCGGGCAGCGCGTGCAGGATGCCGGTGGAGCGCTGTTGGCGATCCATGGCCGCACCAAAGAACAAGGCTATCGTGGTAATGCGGACTGGGCGCTGATTAACGAAGTGGCCGCCGCAATTGACATACCCGTAGTGGGCAACGGCGGCGTGCAGACCTGCGCCGATGTCGCGGCGCTGAGCAAGGATTCGCCGGTGAGTGGCATTATGATCGGCCGTGCCGCCTTGGGCTACCCCTGGCTGTTCGCCGAGATCAAGCACTACCTGGAAACCGGTGAAATCCCGCCACCACCACCGGCCGAAGAGCGTTGGCAGACTATTTTCCGCTTCGTGGAGCTGCTCTACGCCGGTCCTTATGCGGACAAGGATCGCGGGGATGTTGGCTGGTTGCGCGCCAAAGTAAAAGCGCTGACCAAAGACATGCCACTGGGCCGAAAGCTGCGCCCGATCATCGACGGCATGACGCACGTCGATGAGCTGCCCGTCATCGCTGAGCGCCACTTGGCCGAGGTCGCCGAGCGCATTCCGGGCATCGCTTCATAG
- a CDS encoding PstS family phosphate ABC transporter substrate-binding protein codes for MNRFLSSLAIGLTAVVAPLANASDLIDPDLPSYQKVSGVSGTLNSVGSDTLANMMTLWTEQFNTLYPNVNTQVESKGSSTAPPALIEGASQLGPMSRMMKAEEIDKFEAKFGYKPTAVPVALDALAVFVNKDNPIDGLDLTEVDDIFSSTYKRGGGPINNWGDLGLTGDWASRPISLYGRNSASGTYGFFKKVALGGGDYRSTVKEQPGSSAVVQGVASDLYSIGYSGIGYKTSGVKALSLADSEVDGKLYEPTAENCLTGDYPLARLLYVYVNKAPNQPLDPLTLEFVKFILSKQGQEVVVKDGYYPLPAMAVESTIAELTN; via the coding sequence ATGAACCGATTTCTATCTTCACTCGCGATTGGACTGACCGCTGTTGTGGCCCCTTTGGCTAACGCCTCGGATCTGATTGATCCCGATTTGCCCTCCTATCAGAAGGTCAGCGGCGTGTCCGGCACCTTGAACTCCGTTGGCTCGGACACCCTGGCCAACATGATGACTTTGTGGACCGAGCAGTTCAATACGCTCTACCCGAACGTCAACACGCAGGTGGAGAGCAAGGGCTCCTCCACCGCGCCGCCCGCACTGATCGAGGGTGCCTCCCAGCTCGGCCCGATGAGCCGCATGATGAAGGCTGAGGAAATCGACAAGTTTGAGGCCAAGTTCGGCTATAAGCCCACGGCGGTGCCCGTCGCGCTCGACGCCCTGGCGGTTTTCGTCAACAAAGACAACCCCATCGACGGCCTCGACCTGACGGAAGTCGACGACATTTTCTCCAGCACCTACAAGCGTGGTGGCGGCCCGATCAATAACTGGGGTGACCTGGGCTTAACGGGTGACTGGGCCAGCCGCCCGATCAGCCTTTATGGCCGTAACAGCGCCTCCGGCACCTACGGCTTCTTCAAGAAGGTGGCCCTCGGCGGCGGTGACTACCGCTCGACTGTCAAGGAACAGCCCGGCTCATCCGCCGTGGTGCAGGGTGTGGCCAGCGATCTTTACAGCATCGGCTACTCCGGCATCGGCTACAAGACCTCCGGCGTGAAGGCCCTGTCTCTGGCTGATTCAGAAGTGGACGGCAAGCTCTACGAGCCGACCGCGGAAAACTGCCTCACGGGCGATTACCCGCTGGCGCGTCTGCTCTACGTCTACGTTAATAAGGCTCCCAACCAGCCGCTGGACCCGTTGACGCTGGAATTTGTTAAGTTTATCCTTTCCAAGCAGGGGCAGGAAGTGGTCGTGAAGGATGGCTACTATCCGCTGCCAGCCATGGCGGTTGAGTCGACCATTGCGGAGCTCACCAACTAA
- the phoU gene encoding phosphate signaling complex protein PhoU — translation MQHFYESELEDIRRKLVLMGEKCMDISRLALKSLEDNDLSIAQRVLGMDDEIDELELQIDAEAVRYLSLRAPVATDVRMLTICMKGCHDLERVGDEASSIAKRVRRLARQGRPIGDLAGIPQMTDMVVELLRKSIDCFVNEDYDLALSLPELDRKVDDLNRANFDMLMSRSADDGNYVSIGVELIFISKSLERIGDHAVNLGEEVAYLIKAKDIRHSDLVRRAPERQ, via the coding sequence ATGCAACATTTTTACGAAAGCGAACTCGAAGACATCCGCCGCAAACTCGTCCTGATGGGCGAAAAGTGTATGGATATCTCGCGCTTGGCGCTTAAGTCATTGGAGGACAACGACCTGAGCATCGCTCAGCGCGTTTTGGGGATGGATGACGAGATTGACGAGTTGGAGCTACAAATCGACGCCGAGGCTGTGCGCTACCTGAGCCTGCGCGCGCCGGTGGCTACCGATGTCCGCATGCTGACCATTTGTATGAAGGGCTGCCACGACTTGGAGCGCGTGGGGGACGAGGCATCGTCCATTGCCAAGCGCGTGCGTCGTCTGGCCCGGCAAGGTAGGCCGATTGGCGACTTGGCCGGTATTCCGCAGATGACTGACATGGTGGTGGAGCTACTCCGCAAGAGCATCGATTGCTTCGTAAACGAAGACTACGATTTGGCGCTCAGCTTGCCCGAACTTGACCGCAAGGTGGATGACCTCAATCGCGCGAATTTCGACATGCTGATGAGCCGTTCCGCCGACGACGGGAACTATGTGTCCATTGGCGTGGAGCTGATTTTCATCTCCAAGAGCTTGGAGCGCATTGGTGACCACGCCGTGAATCTCGGCGAGGAAGTTGCCTACCTGATCAAGGCCAAGGACATTCGCCACTCCGATCTCGTGCGCCGCGCACCGGAACGCCAGTAA
- the serS gene encoding serine--tRNA ligase produces the protein MIDLKLLRDQPEALREAIAKKKFDVNWDELYALDDKRRAAIAKAETRRAEQKAASKKFGQIKDKKSDEAQAALKDMKAMAEEVKTLEADAAEVEGQWKALFLQIPNVPHDSVPVGKTEEDNVVAAEVGSPADVSPHAQPHWDIPWFSQAIDFERGVKATGAGFPFYVGDMARFVRALISFFLDEAHANGYTEVLPPLLVNSASATATGQLPDKEGQMYHAVKDDLYLIPTAEVPVTNFFREETFEEKDLPVYRCGYTPCFRREAGSWGAHVRGLNRLHQFDKVELVKWVHPDNSFDELEKLRGDAEGILKKLGLPYRVLLMCSGDIGFPHAKQYDLEVWAGGQKRWLEVSSCSNFTDFQARRAGIRYRPSGGGKAEIVHTLNGSGLAVPRVLASLLENNLQEDGSVLVPDCLQKWFGSDRLGPL, from the coding sequence ATGATCGATCTAAAACTCCTCCGCGACCAACCCGAAGCTCTTCGCGAAGCCATCGCCAAGAAGAAATTCGACGTAAACTGGGACGAGCTCTACGCGCTCGACGACAAGCGCCGCGCCGCGATTGCCAAGGCTGAAACTCGCCGCGCCGAGCAAAAGGCCGCCAGTAAGAAGTTCGGCCAGATCAAGGACAAGAAGTCCGACGAAGCCCAGGCCGCGCTCAAGGACATGAAGGCCATGGCCGAGGAAGTGAAGACGCTGGAGGCCGACGCCGCCGAAGTCGAAGGTCAGTGGAAGGCGCTCTTTTTGCAGATCCCGAATGTCCCGCACGACAGCGTGCCGGTGGGCAAGACGGAGGAGGACAACGTTGTCGCCGCCGAGGTCGGCAGCCCAGCTGACGTTTCCCCGCACGCCCAGCCGCACTGGGACATCCCGTGGTTCAGCCAGGCGATTGACTTCGAGCGCGGCGTCAAGGCGACCGGTGCAGGTTTCCCCTTTTACGTGGGCGACATGGCGCGTTTCGTTCGCGCGCTGATCTCGTTCTTCCTGGATGAGGCGCACGCCAACGGCTACACCGAGGTGCTGCCGCCGCTGCTGGTCAACTCGGCCAGCGCCACCGCCACCGGCCAGCTGCCGGACAAGGAGGGGCAGATGTATCACGCGGTGAAGGACGATCTTTACCTGATCCCGACCGCCGAAGTGCCCGTCACGAATTTCTTCCGTGAGGAAACCTTCGAGGAGAAGGATCTGCCGGTCTACCGCTGCGGCTACACGCCTTGCTTCCGCCGTGAGGCCGGTAGCTGGGGCGCGCACGTGCGCGGTCTCAACCGCCTGCATCAGTTTGACAAGGTGGAGCTGGTCAAGTGGGTCCACCCGGACAATTCTTTTGACGAGCTGGAAAAGCTCCGTGGTGACGCCGAGGGCATCCTCAAGAAGCTCGGCCTGCCTTACCGTGTGCTGCTCATGTGCTCGGGGGATATCGGCTTCCCGCACGCCAAGCAGTATGACCTCGAAGTCTGGGCCGGCGGCCAAAAGCGCTGGCTGGAGGTCTCGTCCTGCTCGAACTTTACCGACTTCCAGGCGCGCCGCGCGGGCATCCGCTACCGTCCATCGGGCGGGGGCAAGGCCGAGATCGTGCACACGCTCAACGGCTCGGGCCTGGCGGTTCCGCGGGTGCTTGCGTCGTTGTTGGAGAACAACTTACAGGAAGACGGCTCGGTCCTCGTGCCGGATTGCCTGCAGAAGTGGTTCGGCTCGGATCGCCTCGGGCCGCTCTAA
- the pstB gene encoding phosphate ABC transporter ATP-binding protein PstB produces MANVTPSEQTTTEHGAPSPDEKYIEVKNFSFWYGSSQVIFDQSFAMPKQKVTAFIGPSGCGKSTLLRCFNRMNDLIDGIKHDGDITVGGESIFDPMLEVISLRKRVGMVFQKYNPFPKSIYENIVYSLRVAGRNKKSELDEVVERSLRNAALWEEVKDRLQDSALGLSGGQMQRLCIARAIANQPEILLMDEPCSALDPVATGKIEELIHQLKRQFTIVIVTHNMQQAARVSDRTAFFYLGKLIEYDETQKIFMNPENPQTEDYVSGRFG; encoded by the coding sequence ATGGCCAACGTCACACCATCCGAACAAACCACCACCGAACATGGCGCGCCTTCGCCCGATGAGAAATACATCGAGGTGAAAAACTTTTCGTTCTGGTATGGCTCGTCGCAAGTGATTTTCGACCAGTCGTTCGCCATGCCGAAGCAGAAGGTCACGGCGTTTATCGGGCCATCGGGTTGTGGTAAATCCACGCTCCTGCGCTGCTTCAACCGCATGAACGACCTCATCGACGGCATTAAGCACGATGGGGACATCACCGTGGGCGGCGAAAGCATTTTTGACCCGATGCTGGAGGTGATCTCCCTGCGCAAGCGGGTGGGCATGGTCTTCCAAAAATACAATCCGTTCCCAAAGTCGATTTACGAAAACATCGTCTACAGCCTCCGCGTTGCTGGCCGCAACAAGAAGAGCGAGCTGGACGAAGTCGTGGAGCGCAGCTTACGCAATGCGGCCCTGTGGGAAGAGGTGAAAGACCGCCTGCAGGACAGCGCGCTCGGCCTCTCCGGTGGTCAGATGCAGCGCCTGTGCATCGCCCGCGCGATTGCCAACCAGCCGGAAATTTTGCTGATGGACGAGCCCTGCTCGGCGCTGGACCCTGTCGCCACCGGTAAGATCGAGGAGCTGATCCACCAGCTCAAGCGTCAGTTTACGATCGTCATCGTTACGCACAACATGCAGCAGGCCGCCCGCGTGAGCGATCGCACGGCCTTCTTCTATCTGGGCAAGCTGATCGAATACGATGAGACACAAAAAATCTTCATGAACCCTGAGAATCCGCAGACCGAGGATTATGTGTCCGGTCGTTTCGGTTAA
- a CDS encoding STAS domain-containing protein, whose product MSTENFSVEATDSGLLFTFTGQLHAAACGAMNDDLMAAVEENDGPVVFDLGAVTFVASSFLRTVLTVNRTKAKDGFTIINVQPEVKKVFKMAGLWDALGMSKTNS is encoded by the coding sequence ATGTCCACGGAGAACTTTTCTGTCGAAGCAACCGATTCCGGTTTGCTGTTTACCTTCACCGGCCAGTTGCACGCCGCGGCGTGTGGTGCCATGAACGACGACCTCATGGCGGCAGTCGAGGAAAACGACGGTCCCGTGGTGTTCGATCTCGGCGCGGTGACCTTTGTCGCGTCTTCTTTTTTGCGCACGGTGCTGACGGTTAACCGCACCAAGGCGAAGGATGGCTTCACGATTATCAACGTCCAGCCAGAGGTGAAGAAAGTCTTCAAAATGGCTGGTCTGTGGGACGCGCTTGGCATGTCCAAGACCAACAGCTAG
- a CDS encoding ABC transporter permease subunit, whose protein sequence is MPNKSAAPDPERFEVSKGTLRLDTFMTHFIKVGGVGIILAVFAIFIFIAAQVMPLFQSAEVHQQAVIDTGVADFEIIGVDEWGELPFVVNLADGSFTFIDIERKEGLEPVIGPRGIYNEKPNYGEDITFTSALYHHQTEEVIFGTSDGRYTLVQVEYTPEFDDYSNRTINAKLNADKIFSLGKGLGAVRSIDSYAADKDRLVAALVEGDGGLEVRVTSFNRKKTPFGVGPWKLADEFNLTEQVQGVPRKVLVTGQGNGVLVSTREGSVYFFNFSRGEVSLRQVFQPFGEEGIGSMDWLLGNESLVFTSDDGDNVIYAQYLPEATEEQLAADERPERQFAEINSFPKLQGAADIYSHSMRNRAFLLASGSEASIRYGTTGSIRWQKSLDFTPKAGILGSRYETMLLADDAGSLHFYSIHDPHPEASMSAFFGKIWYEGQDEPKYIYQSSAADASTEPKFSMVPLIFGTFKGTLYAMIFAVPIAILAALYTSQFLKPEYKKVVKPTMEIMASLPSVVLGFLGALWLAPILDTRYPSVLMILLMVPATALIIGYAFGALPQRYRIYLKPGQEFLVFIPLLLIVAYTGWTLGPIVENAIFVYRDAATGQEIADFRLWWPQAFDVPYDQRNSVVIGFMMGFAVIPIIFTIAEDAMSNVPQFLTSASLALGASRWQTAARVVLPTASPGMFSAMMIGFGRAVGETMIVVMATGNTPIMEWNIFNGMRTLSANIAVELPEAPKESTHFRILFFGALLLFLMTFLVNTVAEVARVRLRNRYKTVG, encoded by the coding sequence ATGCCCAACAAATCTGCAGCACCCGATCCTGAGCGCTTCGAAGTATCGAAGGGCACGCTGCGGCTGGATACGTTCATGACGCACTTCATCAAGGTGGGGGGCGTCGGCATTATCCTGGCGGTGTTTGCGATATTTATCTTTATCGCTGCCCAGGTCATGCCGCTGTTTCAGTCGGCTGAGGTCCACCAGCAGGCCGTGATCGATACTGGCGTGGCAGATTTCGAGATTATCGGCGTCGATGAGTGGGGTGAGCTGCCTTTTGTGGTCAATCTGGCCGACGGCTCGTTCACGTTCATCGACATTGAGCGCAAAGAAGGGCTGGAGCCGGTCATCGGCCCGCGTGGCATTTACAACGAAAAGCCCAACTACGGCGAAGACATCACCTTTACCTCCGCGCTTTATCACCACCAGACCGAAGAGGTGATCTTTGGCACGAGCGATGGGCGCTACACGCTGGTGCAGGTCGAATATACGCCGGAATTTGACGACTACAGCAACCGCACGATCAACGCTAAGCTCAACGCGGATAAGATATTCTCGCTCGGTAAGGGGCTTGGTGCCGTGCGCAGCATCGACTCCTACGCAGCGGACAAAGACCGCCTGGTCGCGGCCCTGGTCGAGGGCGATGGCGGGTTGGAAGTCCGCGTGACCTCTTTTAATCGCAAAAAGACTCCGTTTGGCGTCGGGCCGTGGAAGCTGGCCGACGAATTCAACCTCACCGAGCAGGTGCAGGGAGTGCCGCGCAAGGTGCTCGTGACAGGGCAGGGCAATGGCGTCCTCGTTTCGACCCGTGAAGGCAGCGTGTATTTCTTCAATTTCTCGCGCGGCGAAGTCAGCCTGCGTCAGGTTTTCCAACCCTTTGGTGAAGAGGGGATTGGATCGATGGACTGGCTGCTGGGCAACGAGTCGCTGGTCTTTACCTCGGACGACGGAGACAACGTGATCTACGCGCAATACCTGCCCGAGGCGACCGAGGAACAACTGGCCGCCGATGAACGCCCGGAGCGCCAGTTTGCGGAAATCAACAGCTTCCCGAAGCTTCAGGGCGCAGCCGATATCTACTCGCACAGCATGCGTAACCGCGCCTTCCTGCTCGCCAGCGGGAGCGAGGCGTCTATTCGCTACGGCACCACGGGCTCCATCCGCTGGCAGAAGTCGCTCGATTTCACGCCCAAGGCGGGCATCCTCGGTTCGCGTTACGAAACCATGCTCCTGGCTGACGACGCCGGTAGCCTGCATTTTTACTCAATCCATGACCCGCACCCCGAGGCGAGCATGAGCGCGTTCTTCGGCAAGATCTGGTATGAGGGCCAGGACGAGCCAAAGTATATTTACCAGTCCTCGGCGGCGGACGCCTCTACGGAGCCGAAGTTTTCGATGGTTCCGCTGATTTTCGGGACGTTCAAAGGCACGCTGTATGCCATGATTTTTGCCGTGCCGATCGCGATTCTGGCGGCGCTTTACACCTCGCAATTTCTTAAGCCGGAATACAAGAAAGTCGTCAAGCCGACCATGGAAATCATGGCCTCGCTGCCGTCGGTGGTATTGGGCTTCCTGGGCGCGCTCTGGCTGGCTCCGATCTTGGATACGCGCTACCCGTCGGTGCTGATGATCCTGCTCATGGTTCCGGCGACGGCGCTCATCATTGGCTACGCCTTTGGCGCGCTGCCGCAGCGCTACCGCATCTATTTGAAGCCGGGGCAGGAGTTCCTGGTATTTATCCCGCTACTGCTGATCGTCGCCTACACGGGCTGGACGCTTGGGCCGATTGTGGAAAACGCGATCTTCGTTTACCGGGACGCCGCGACGGGCCAGGAAATCGCGGATTTCCGCCTCTGGTGGCCGCAGGCGTTTGATGTGCCTTACGACCAGCGCAATTCGGTCGTGATCGGTTTCATGATGGGCTTTGCAGTGATTCCGATCATCTTCACGATTGCCGAGGATGCGATGTCCAACGTGCCGCAGTTCCTCACCTCTGCCTCGCTCGCCCTGGGTGCCAGCCGCTGGCAGACTGCCGCACGCGTCGTGCTGCCTACTGCGTCTCCGGGGATGTTCTCGGCGATGATGATTGGCTTTGGCCGCGCCGTGGGCGAGACGATGATCGTCGTGATGGCTACCGGCAACACGCCGATCATGGAGTGGAACATCTTCAACGGCATGCGCACGCTCTCGGCCAACATCGCGGTGGAGCTGCCCGAAGCGCCCAAGGAGTCCACGCACTTCCGCATCCTGTTCTTCGGTGCGTTGCTGCTTTTCCTGATGACTTTCCTCGTGAACACCGTGGCCGAAGTGGCCCGCGTCCGCCTCCGCAACCGCTATAAAACCGTCGGATAA
- a CDS encoding phosphate ABC transporter permease PstA: MSSTNPGFDKKMRPAGEMYVWLCGMGLAAGIIMVLGLLWIIIANGVEVFWPRTVYEIKFKDGSVVAASIVEDREKKVAEEGGEIKHEYKLFTGNKDVSAQFRYVDHDSIESMEVADGIWMADREGSGKAVFYPIELVLTDGTTISADSPDFMPEMQRLIDEAEKARHEAEEIDRGPIRDYAAKNKKLTFEIRLLQNNNLEQRKELQAMDEIYSRMIMLDDSAADARQDFQTQYDEFAARGGPFAELKDIHARSTALRAEYQHYFDESDALKASINNGTLRYQVVGGPEREYVSGQMLKVYQPNEFSAIDKVLFFITHFWLFVSEEPREGATEGGIFPAIFGTFVMTVLMSAAVMPFGVLAAIYLREYAAQGLFTQAVRIAVNNLAGVPSIVYGVFGLGFFIYGMGSWIDSGAEDPMAVALWIVWLVVALVILGFVIVLAQEHIWRTVSWMPDKPRQQAVSFLSIIFIIILGCLIYYSPFFHGFFADRAMLNEPTFGSGGVLWASLTLALMTVPVVVVATEEALAAVPRGVREASLACGASKWQTIQRIVMPASASGILTGLILAMARGAGEVAPLMLVGVINAVDELPIDGTYPFFHFERKFEHMGFHIYHLGFQSPDSEAAKPMVFATTFLLILLVVVLNLGAILIRDHLRKKYATGTF; the protein is encoded by the coding sequence ATGAGCAGCACGAATCCAGGTTTTGATAAAAAGATGCGCCCCGCTGGCGAGATGTATGTCTGGTTGTGCGGCATGGGCTTGGCCGCGGGTATTATCATGGTTCTCGGGCTGCTGTGGATCATCATTGCCAATGGCGTCGAGGTTTTCTGGCCGCGCACGGTTTACGAAATTAAGTTTAAAGACGGTTCGGTGGTCGCGGCCTCCATCGTCGAAGACCGCGAAAAGAAAGTCGCGGAAGAAGGCGGCGAAATTAAGCACGAGTATAAGCTGTTTACCGGCAATAAGGACGTGAGCGCGCAGTTCCGCTACGTGGACCACGACTCCATCGAGTCCATGGAAGTCGCGGATGGCATTTGGATGGCCGACCGCGAAGGTAGCGGTAAGGCGGTCTTTTACCCGATTGAGCTGGTGCTGACTGATGGCACCACGATCAGCGCCGACAGCCCGGACTTTATGCCGGAGATGCAGCGCCTCATCGACGAGGCCGAGAAAGCGCGCCACGAGGCAGAGGAAATCGACCGCGGCCCGATTCGTGATTACGCCGCGAAGAATAAAAAGCTGACCTTCGAAATCCGCCTGCTGCAGAACAATAATCTGGAGCAACGTAAAGAGCTCCAGGCGATGGACGAAATTTACTCACGCATGATCATGCTCGATGATTCGGCGGCTGACGCGCGTCAGGATTTTCAGACACAGTATGATGAGTTTGCCGCGCGCGGTGGGCCCTTTGCCGAGTTGAAGGACATCCATGCGCGATCCACGGCTCTGCGCGCAGAATACCAGCACTACTTCGACGAGAGTGACGCGCTCAAGGCATCGATTAACAACGGCACGCTGCGCTACCAGGTAGTCGGCGGTCCGGAGCGTGAATACGTCTCCGGTCAAATGCTGAAGGTTTACCAGCCCAATGAATTCAGTGCGATCGACAAGGTGCTGTTTTTCATCACGCACTTTTGGCTGTTTGTCAGTGAAGAGCCGCGTGAAGGGGCGACCGAAGGCGGTATCTTCCCGGCGATTTTCGGCACTTTCGTGATGACGGTTTTGATGTCTGCTGCGGTGATGCCGTTTGGCGTGCTGGCGGCGATTTACCTGCGCGAATACGCGGCCCAGGGCCTCTTTACGCAGGCCGTTCGCATCGCGGTGAACAACTTGGCTGGCGTGCCGTCGATTGTTTACGGGGTGTTTGGCCTGGGCTTCTTTATCTACGGTATGGGTAGCTGGATCGATAGCGGTGCCGAAGACCCGATGGCTGTGGCCTTGTGGATCGTATGGCTGGTCGTGGCGCTGGTGATCCTGGGCTTCGTGATCGTTCTCGCACAGGAGCATATTTGGAGAACGGTTTCGTGGATGCCCGATAAGCCGCGCCAACAAGCGGTGTCGTTCTTGTCCATCATCTTCATCATCATTCTGGGTTGCCTGATTTATTACAGTCCGTTCTTCCACGGATTCTTTGCTGACCGCGCGATGCTCAACGAGCCTACCTTCGGCTCCGGTGGCGTGCTTTGGGCCTCGCTGACTCTGGCGCTGATGACGGTGCCGGTGGTCGTCGTGGCAACCGAAGAAGCGCTGGCTGCCGTGCCGCGCGGCGTGCGCGAAGCCTCCCTGGCTTGCGGTGCCTCGAAGTGGCAGACCATTCAGCGCATCGTTATGCCGGCTTCGGCCTCGGGTATCCTGACGGGCTTGATCCTGGCCATGGCGCGTGGCGCGGGCGAGGTGGCCCCGCTGATGCTGGTGGGCGTCATTAACGCCGTGGACGAGCTACCCATCGATGGCACGTATCCCTTCTTCCATTTCGAGCGCAAGTTCGAGCACATGGGTTTCCACATTTACCACCTGGGCTTCCAGTCTCCTGACTCCGAGGCGGCCAAGCCAATGGTGTTCGCAACGACGTTCCTGCTGATCCTGCTGGTCGTCGTTCTCAACCTGGGCGCGATTTTGATTCGCGACCATCTCCGCAAAAAATACGCTACCGGAACTTTCTAA